In Torulaspora delbrueckii CBS 1146 chromosome 1, complete genome, one genomic interval encodes:
- the MEI5 gene encoding Mei5p (similar to Saccharomyces cerevisiae MEI5 (YPL121C); ancestral locus Anc_8.618): MDDTTIINSSPVSDQKGKNSMEICSPTKTPVESVSKYKTAGKHLVQKSRETLEDHKLNTQTRLLYNELSKQKNLYKKHIDNLAQAIKIIKAGEKESRVLELIEKWRGVAQAGMSFMLNSAMLKITKLGGYEELLKKELEAERRKLDYQINDNLQDDMEQVFESEEFLALPEEMQQEYRDQMNEQLREVQNRKDKEIAKLEAKMKESAGQEMTMQELSRRIKMDYMLIFPE, from the coding sequence ATGGACGATACTACTATCATAAACAGTTCACCTGTGAGTGATCAAAAGGGTAAGAACTCTATGGAGATCTGCAGCCCAACCAAGACACCAGTAGAGTCTGTCAGTAAGTACAAGACAGCGGGGAAGCATTTAGTTCAGAAGAGCAGGGAAACTCTGGAGGATCATAAGTTAAACACGCAAACAAGGCTTCTATACAATGAGCTGTCGAAACAGAAAAACTTGTACAAGAAACACATAGATAACCTAGCACAGGCTATCAAAATAATTAAAGCTGGAGAAAAGGAGAGCCGTGTTCTGGAATTGATAGAGAAATGGAGAGGAGTTGCACAAGCGGGAATGTCATTTATGCTGAATTCTGCAATGCTCAAGATCACCAAGTTAGGAGGCTACGAAGAGCTGTTAAAAAAGGAGCTTGAAGCagaaagaaggaaattggATTATCAAATAAATGATAATTTGCAAGACGATATGGAACAAGTTTTTGAGTCTGAAGAGTTTCTGGCTTTGCCGGAGGAAATGCAACAAGAATATAGAGATCAGATGAATGAGCAGCTCCGAGAAGTTCAGAATCGGAAGGACAAGGAAATAGCCAAGCTAGAGGCTAAAATGAAGGAAAGCGCAGGTCAGGAGATGACTATGCAAGAATTATCCAGGAGGATAAAGATGGATTACATGCTTATATTTCCGGAATAG
- the RET1 gene encoding DNA-directed RNA polymerase III core subunit RET1 (similar to Saccharomyces cerevisiae RET1 (YOR207C); ancestral locus Anc_8.619), with the protein MAAKKVQKQTHLKKDETFEELLKPVYKGKKLTDEISTAEDKWNLLPAFLKVKGLVKQHLDSFNYFVDVDLRKIIKANQLILSDVDPEFYLKYVDIRVGQRSNGSKDYLTPPHECRLRDMTYSAPIYVDIEYTRGRNIIMHKDVEIGRMPVMLRSNKCILHESDEAMMAKLNECPLDPGGYFIVNGTEKVILVQEQLSKNRIIVEADEKKAIVQASVTSSTHERKSKTYVVTKNEKIYLKHNSIAEDIPIVVVLKACGIVSDLEVMQLVCGNDSSYQDIFAINLEEAAKLNLYTQQQALEYIGSKVKTVRRQKLSVLQEGIEAIATTVIAHLTVEALDFREKALYIAIMTRRVVMAIYNPKMVDDRDYVGNKRLELAGQLISLLFEDLFKKFNSDFKASIDKVLKKPNRAMEYDALLSINVHSNNITSGLNRAISTGNWSLKRFKMERAGVTHVLSRLSYISALGMMTRISSQFEKSRKVSGPRALQPSQFGMLCTADTPEGEACGLVKNLALMTHITTDDEEEPIKKLCYLLGVEDISLLDSASLHLNYGVHLNGTLIGTTKYPTKFITHFRNLRRSSKVSAFISIYANSHQKAVHIATDGGRICRPLIIVSDGQSRVKADHLKKLLDGELVFDDFLKLGLVEYLDVNEENDSFIALYEKDIDQNITHMEIEPFTVLGAVAGLIPYPHHNQSPRNTYQCAMGKQAIGAIAYNQFKRIDTLLYLMIYPQQPMVKTKTIELIDYDKLPAGQNATVAVMSYSGYDIEDALVLNKSSIDRGFGRCETRRKNTTVLKRYPNHTQDIIGGMRVDENGEPIWQHKCLGPDGLGEVGMKLDSGQIYINKSIPTNSGDGVLTNTQSQYKETPVIYRAPEPSHIDQVMMSVSDNDQALIKVLLRQNRRPELGDKFSSRHGQKGVCGIIVKQEDMPFNDQGICPDIIMNPHGFPSRMTVGKMIELISGKAGVLNGTLEYGTCFGGSKLEDMTKILVDNGFNYSGKDMLYSGITGECLQAYIFFGPIYYQKLKHMVLDKMHARARGPRAVLTRQPTEGRSRDGGLRLGEMERDCVIAYGASQLLLERLMISSDAFEVDVCNKCGLMGYSGWCTTCRSAENINKMTIPYAAKLLFQELLSMNIAPRLRLEDIFQQ; encoded by the coding sequence ATGGCTGCGAAAAAAGTGCAGAAACAGACACATTTAAAGAAGGATGAAACCTTTGAAGAGCTGTTGAAACCTGTATACAAGGGTAAGAAGCTTACGGATGAAATCAGTACCGCAGAGGATAAATGGAATTTGCTACCggctttcttgaaggtcAAGGGTTTAGTGAAGCAGCATCTGGACTCTTTCAATTACTTTGTTGATGTGGAtctgagaaagatcatAAAAGCTAATCAACTTATTCTTAGTGATGTCGATCCAGAATTTTACCTCAAGTATGTTGACATCAGAGTGGGCCAAAGGTCCAATGGCTCCAAGGACTATTTAACACCTCCACACGAGTGCAGATTAAGAGATATGACGTATTCGGCACCAATCTATGTTGATATAGAGTATACCAGGGGAAGGAATATTATCATGCATAAGGATGTGGAAATTGGTCGGATGCCAGTCATGTTGAGATCAAACAAATGTATTCTGCACGAGTCCGATGAGGCAATGATGGCAAAGCTTAACGAGTGTCCATTGGATCCTGGTGGATACTTTATTGTCAATGGTACAGAAAAGGTCATCTTGGTCCAGGAACAATTGTCGAAGAATCGTATTATCGTTGAAGCCGATGAGAAAAAGGCTATTGTTCAGGCATCTGTTACATCTTCCACTCACGAAAGAAAGTCAAAGACATATGTGGTAACTaagaatgaaaagatttaCTTAAAGCACAACTCTATCGCCGAAGACATTCCAATTGTGGTCGTGCTCAAAGCCTGCGGTATTGTATCTGATCTTGAAGTCATGCAATTGGTCTGCGGTAATGATAGCAGCTACCAAGATATTTTTGCCATTAATTtagaagaagcagcaaagTTGAACCTTTATACGCAACAGCAGGCGCTCGAATACATTGGTTCCAAAGTCAAGACAGTCAGAAGGCAGAAACTTTCAGTGCTGCAAGAAGGTATCGAGGCCATCGCGACGACAGTAATTGCGCACTTGACGGTCGAGGCTTTAGATTTCAGAGAAAAGGCTTTGTACATAGCGATAATGACCAGGAGAGTTGTTATGGCTATCTATAACCCTAAGATGGTCGATGACAGAGATTATGTGGGTAATAAGCGTCTGGAATTGGCCGGTCAATTAATTTCATTgttatttgaagatttattcaagaaatttaacagtgatttcaaagctaGTATAGACAAAGTCCTGAAAAAGCCTAACAGAGCCATGGAATATGATGCTCTGTTATCTATCAATGTTCATTCGAACAACATTACGAGTGGGCTAAACAGAGCTATTTCAACCGGTAATTGGTCcttgaagagattcaagATGGAAAGAGCTGGTGTTACGCATGTCCTGTCAAGATTGTCATACATTTCGGCATTAGGTATGATGACAAGAATATCCTCGCAGTTTGAGAAGTCCAGAAAAGTTTCCGGTCCAAGAGCTCTTCAACCCTCACAGTTTGGTATGTTATGTACTGCCGATACTCCGGAAGGTGAGGCGTGCGGTCTGGTTAAGAACTTGGCATTGATGACACACATTACTACcgacgacgaagaagagccTATTAAGAAATTATGTTACCTCCTTGGGGTTGAAGATATAAGTTTGCTTGACAGTGCATCTTTACACTTAAATTACGGTGTTCACTTGAATGGTACTTTAATCGGTACGACGAAATATCCAACCAAGTTCATCACGCATTTCAGAAATTTGAGGAGATCGAGCAAAGTTTCGGCTTTTATTTCAATTTACGCCAActctcatcaaaaagctGTCCATATCGCTACCGATGGGGGTAGAATCTGTAGGCCCCTGATTATTGTGTCTGATGGGCAATCGAGGGTCAAGGCTGATCATCTAAAGAAACTTTTAGACGGTGAATTGGTTTTTGATGACTTTTTGAAGCTAGGTTTGGTTGAGTACTTGGATGTTAATGAGGAAAATGATTCCTTTATTGCGCTATACGAAAAGGACATTGATCAGAATATTACACACATGGAAATTGAACCCTTTACCGTTCTGGGGGCCGTTGCCGGATTAATTCCATACCCACATCATAACCAATCTCCTCGTAACACTTATCAATGTGCGATGGGTAAGCAAGCCATCGGTGCTATAGCATACAATCAATTCAAAAGGATCGACACGTTGCTCTACTTGATGATTTACCCCCAGCAACCAATGGTTAAGACAAAAACAATCGAACTTATTGACTATGATAAATTACCTGCTGGTCAGAACGCTACGGTTGCGGTCATGTCTTATTCGGGGtatgatattgaagatgCTCTTGTTCTAAACAAATCTTCCATCGATAGAggttttggaagatgtgAAACTCGTAGAAAGAATACCACAGTTCTGAAGAGATACCCTAACCATACGCAAGATATCATTGGCGGTATGCGTGTTGATGAAAACGGGGAACCAATATGGCAGCATAAATGTTTAGGTCCCGATGGGTTGGGTGAAGTTGGTATGAAACTGGACAGCGGGCAAATTTATATCAACAAGTCGATTCCAACCAATTCAGGTGACGGCGTTCTAACTAACACTCAGTCGCAGTACAAGGAGACGCCCGTCATTTATAGGGCGCCTGAGCCATCTCACATCGACCAGGTGATGATGTCCGTATCTGACAATGATCAAGCACTCATTAAAGTGCTGTTAAGACAAAATAGAAGGCCCGAACTCGGTGATAAATTCTCTTCTAGGCACGGGCAGAAGGGTGTGTGTGGTATCATCGTCAAGCAAGAGGATATGCCATTTAATGATCAAGGTATCTGTCCCGATATTATTATGAATCCCCATGGTTTCCCCTCTCGTATGACTGTCGGTAAAATGATAGAACTAATATCTGGTAAAGCTGGTGTCCTCAATGGTACCTTGGAATACGGTACCTGTTTCGGCGGTTCCAAACTTGAAGATATGACGAAGATATTGGTAGATAATGGGTTCAATTATTCAGGTAAGGATATGCTGTACTCTGGTATAACAGGTGAGTGCTTACAAGCTTACATCTTTTTTGGTCCAATCTACtatcaaaagttgaagcaCATGGTGTTGGACAAAATGCACGCAAGAGCTAGGGGTCCAAGAGCAGTCCTTACACGTCAGCCCACTGAAGGTAGATCCAGAGATGGTGGTCTTAGACTGGGTGAAATGGAAAGAGATTGTGTTATTGCATACGGTGCTTCACAGTTGTTACTAGAGAGACTAATGATCAGTTCAGACGCATTTGAAGTTGATGTTTGCAACAAATGTGGTCTAATGGGTTATAGCGGCTGGTGTACAACTTGTAGAAGTGCAGAAAACATCAATAAGATGACTATCCCATACGCTGCTAAGCTTTTGTTTCAAGAGTTATTGTCTATGAATATCGCTCCAAGACTGAGACTAGAGGATATTTTCCAGCAGTAG